In a genomic window of Methanosarcina horonobensis HB-1 = JCM 15518:
- a CDS encoding galactose-1-phosphate uridylyltransferase: MSEIRKHYFLHEYCIIAEERAKRPSDFAGAVRGSEKNDSENCVFCGGNEEKTPPATAVYKNGEVFADTGEKRVRNWDFRCFPNLYPALSPASSFPESFGKKSEVIPGFGFHEVIVESPVHGKKLEDFSDTEISGLMKVYRDRVCHYAAHEKISYVSLFKNSGKAAGASQDHPHSQLIALPVCPQVIEKELIAIRDAQKCPYCALLEKEKISPRLILENNDFIAFAPYYSTVPFEVWILPKKHISFLGELSSGLLFALGEILRDILRSYAKLFGDLPYNHMFYQLFETTEYHLNLRLLPRLSTAAGFELNTGIYINTVSPEKAASYLKGNE, translated from the coding sequence ATGTCAGAAATCAGAAAGCATTATTTCCTCCATGAATACTGCATAATTGCCGAAGAAAGAGCTAAAAGACCTTCGGATTTTGCGGGAGCAGTCAGAGGTTCCGAAAAAAACGATTCTGAGAACTGTGTCTTCTGCGGGGGAAATGAAGAAAAAACACCTCCTGCAACTGCAGTATACAAAAATGGAGAGGTTTTTGCCGATACAGGGGAAAAAAGAGTACGCAACTGGGATTTTCGCTGTTTTCCAAACCTGTATCCTGCACTTTCTCCTGCCTCATCCTTCCCAGAATCCTTCGGAAAAAAATCTGAAGTAATTCCAGGATTCGGTTTCCATGAAGTAATAGTGGAGTCTCCTGTGCACGGAAAAAAGCTGGAGGACTTTTCCGATACCGAGATCTCAGGACTTATGAAGGTCTACAGGGATAGAGTCTGCCATTACGCGGCTCACGAGAAAATCTCTTATGTATCCCTGTTCAAAAACTCCGGAAAAGCCGCAGGCGCTTCACAGGACCATCCGCACAGCCAGCTCATAGCCCTGCCGGTTTGCCCGCAGGTTATTGAAAAGGAACTGATAGCCATAAGAGATGCACAAAAATGCCCTTACTGCGCTCTCCTTGAAAAAGAAAAAATCTCACCGCGCCTTATCCTTGAAAATAATGATTTCATAGCCTTTGCACCTTACTATTCAACTGTGCCTTTTGAGGTATGGATCCTTCCGAAAAAGCATATAAGTTTTCTTGGGGAACTCAGTTCAGGACTCCTTTTTGCCCTAGGGGAAATTTTAAGAGATATACTCAGGAGTTACGCAAAATTATTTGGAGACCTGCCCTATAACCATATGTTCTATCAGCTTTTTGAAACTACGGAGTACCACCTGAATCTCAGGTTACTACCCCGGCTTTCTACAGCTGCCGGGTTCGAACTTAACACGGGAATTTATATTAATACGGTTTCTCCGGAAAAGGCAGCCTCATACCTGAAGGGGAATGAATGA
- a CDS encoding glycosyltransferase family 4 protein, translated as MGNHFIMIAGEEAGPASNKMGGIWNVIHEEAHTLAALFDSGKLKAKENTEILIAGPYFGHRGADWNRGLNRITNMDGLAPLSADGELKKSLKTLENEGIKVFTGEEMVGETRIGYLQFQTSDFGKIRSSYMGKEMTLESRIKAEAYELLELDSLKYENFPNGPEYTHYLSLSHSISELSRLLVSSAPRTADTWAEEAGSSKDLIPCPGISLHCHEFGTFYAPARLKKLGIPVNSVATLHATLPGRAAGYNSIQKRRNNDSIWPPGVPENLASLEALALYADTVTAVGESTRQEARLFYGINGIVIRNGITIEAEKIDWNRKELCLAQIRNFLSENLYKYYGGEKIEPEKIIPIFTISRIEVENKGYPDLLDSLVALEHIIRNSIMEGHMEEKIKVICFLVAAEGPKTNLPEGFPVHLPKDVLVGNELRLQQMIEERGLDFTKMVRGKRSVAAVLYPQIISTEDGGLGMGVRDFMAGCCAGIFPSRYDPFLLTGLEAGREGTPSVVSRVCGFSDAVKTIESLIEGLGGVIVVDNIDLSYYETVLEYSLAVSYFTRNFVDDRVKYKLLCREAFLLAKDMGWEKPTEQYYELISGARFCIQEGDKNSGKR; from the coding sequence TTGGGAAACCATTTCATTATGATTGCCGGAGAAGAGGCAGGACCTGCATCAAACAAAATGGGCGGGATCTGGAACGTCATTCACGAAGAGGCGCATACCCTTGCGGCTCTTTTTGACTCCGGTAAACTCAAAGCAAAAGAAAACACAGAAATCCTTATCGCAGGCCCGTATTTCGGGCACAGGGGCGCAGACTGGAACCGTGGTCTGAACAGGATCACGAATATGGATGGGCTTGCTCCTCTAAGCGCGGACGGGGAACTGAAGAAAAGTCTGAAAACCCTTGAAAACGAAGGCATTAAAGTCTTTACAGGGGAGGAAATGGTAGGGGAAACCAGAATAGGGTACCTGCAGTTTCAGACCTCGGATTTTGGAAAGATTCGCTCATCATACATGGGAAAAGAGATGACTCTTGAAAGCAGAATCAAAGCCGAAGCCTATGAACTTCTGGAGCTTGATTCCCTGAAATACGAAAACTTTCCTAATGGTCCGGAATATACCCATTATCTTTCTCTTTCACACTCGATTTCCGAGCTTAGCCGACTCCTTGTAAGTTCTGCTCCCAGAACTGCAGACACATGGGCAGAAGAAGCAGGTTCGAGTAAAGATCTCATTCCCTGTCCCGGGATTTCCCTTCACTGCCACGAGTTTGGGACATTTTACGCGCCTGCAAGACTTAAAAAACTGGGAATACCGGTAAACAGCGTTGCAACCCTGCACGCCACTCTGCCCGGCAGGGCTGCAGGTTATAATTCAATTCAAAAAAGAAGAAACAATGATAGTATATGGCCTCCGGGCGTGCCTGAAAACCTTGCCTCCCTCGAAGCTCTTGCCCTCTATGCAGATACGGTTACTGCAGTAGGGGAATCAACCCGCCAGGAAGCCAGGCTTTTTTACGGGATTAACGGAATTGTCATAAGAAACGGGATAACCATTGAAGCTGAAAAAATAGATTGGAACAGGAAAGAACTTTGCCTCGCACAAATCAGAAATTTCCTTTCCGAAAATCTGTATAAGTATTACGGAGGGGAAAAAATCGAGCCTGAAAAGATCATTCCTATTTTTACAATCTCACGCATAGAGGTTGAAAATAAAGGATACCCTGACCTTCTTGATTCCCTTGTGGCTCTCGAGCACATAATCAGGAACAGCATCATGGAAGGACATATGGAAGAGAAGATCAAGGTAATTTGCTTCCTTGTAGCTGCAGAAGGCCCGAAAACTAACCTCCCCGAAGGGTTTCCGGTACATCTGCCAAAAGACGTACTTGTAGGAAACGAACTCAGGCTTCAGCAGATGATAGAGGAAAGAGGGCTGGATTTCACGAAAATGGTAAGGGGAAAGCGTTCAGTTGCAGCTGTCCTCTATCCCCAGATCATCTCGACAGAGGACGGAGGGCTGGGCATGGGAGTAAGAGATTTTATGGCAGGCTGCTGTGCCGGGATTTTCCCTTCCCGTTATGACCCGTTCCTGCTCACAGGGCTTGAAGCCGGAAGAGAGGGGACCCCAAGTGTGGTAAGCAGAGTCTGCGGTTTCAGTGATGCTGTAAAAACTATCGAATCCCTGATAGAGGGTCTGGGCGGGGTGATAGTAGTTGATAACATAGACCTTTCCTATTACGAGACAGTCCTTGAATATTCCCTGGCAGTCAGTTACTTTACCAGAAACTTCGTGGATGATAGAGTAAAATACAAATTACTCTGCAGGGAAGCATTCCTTCTCGCAAAGGATATGGGCTGGGAAAAGCCCACGGAACAGTACTATGAATTGATAAGCGGAGCACGCTTCTGCATACAGGAGGGAGATAAAAACTCCGGAAAAAGGTGA
- a CDS encoding DUF1638 domain-containing protein, whose translation MPVITIIGCRMFEDEIMHLLENDPQIKKVFVVENEDCKGIVRKMTEAGLEYIVLPPEKIPDKSAGDEKGLTLIVYMLELALHAIPENLKKTVYSKVELMAPSSDGILLFYGLCGNVLGKIEEDFKALDCKIRILKEENGEIVDDCIGAVLGGRGRYLEVLKSCRGVGTFFLTPMWAVNWREMVRTAGLSQNPDDITMSKFVFDYAGYKRVARVNTGLDYEKDFDACVKEFSALFEFEITDLEGTLQLVESCYAKTKASVLGDCTQTQV comes from the coding sequence ATGCCGGTAATAACCATAATAGGGTGCAGGATGTTCGAAGACGAGATAATGCACCTTCTTGAAAATGATCCTCAGATTAAAAAAGTGTTTGTGGTGGAAAACGAAGACTGCAAGGGTATAGTGAGAAAGATGACCGAAGCAGGACTTGAATATATAGTCCTTCCTCCTGAAAAGATTCCCGATAAATCCGCAGGGGACGAGAAAGGTTTGACCCTGATAGTTTACATGCTTGAGCTTGCCCTGCACGCAATTCCTGAAAACCTTAAAAAAACCGTTTACTCAAAGGTTGAACTTATGGCTCCCAGTTCGGATGGGATCCTGCTCTTTTACGGGCTTTGCGGAAACGTACTCGGGAAAATTGAAGAGGACTTCAAAGCCCTGGACTGCAAGATCCGTATCCTGAAAGAAGAGAACGGAGAAATCGTAGACGACTGTATCGGTGCCGTGCTGGGAGGAAGAGGACGCTATCTGGAAGTTCTGAAAAGCTGTAGAGGGGTAGGTACCTTTTTCCTGACTCCAATGTGGGCAGTAAACTGGAGGGAAATGGTCAGAACCGCAGGCCTGAGCCAGAACCCTGACGATATAACGATGTCAAAGTTTGTCTTTGATTATGCAGGCTACAAAAGGGTTGCAAGGGTAAATACAGGCCTTGATTATGAAAAAGATTTTGATGCCTGTGTAAAAGAATTCTCTGCACTCTTTGAGTTTGAGATCACGGACCTCGAAGGGACTTTGCAGCTTGTAGAAAGTTGTTACGCAAAGACAAAAGCCTCGGTACTCGGTGACTGCACTCAAACTCAGGTCTAA
- a CDS encoding DUF1772 domain-containing protein has translation MSCGTKIAATVWAPSYKRATLMQAPLAILSFLAGVSAWLLGGDILWLFGAGLIGSVVPFTFIAIMPANHRLLAPGRDLESSEHRRSWKSGTGFMRFVAC, from the coding sequence ATGAGCTGTGGCACGAAGATAGCCGCAACCGTTTGGGCCCCGAGTTACAAACGCGCAACGTTAATGCAGGCCCCACTAGCGATTTTAAGTTTCCTTGCCGGGGTTTCGGCCTGGTTACTCGGTGGAGACATCCTGTGGCTCTTTGGTGCCGGGCTAATCGGTTCGGTAGTGCCGTTTACATTCATTGCAATTATGCCTGCGAATCATCGACTTTTAGCACCTGGCCGCGACCTTGAGTCGAGCGAACACAGGCGCTCCTGGAAAAGTGGAACAGGCTTCATGCGGTTCGTAGCTTGTTGA
- a CDS encoding ABC transporter ATP-binding protein, whose product MAEQLKNTGKENSPSLLEMKNVTVVRSGKKILDSISLSIKPGEHVAIIGPNGSGKSSLIKTLTKEYHPLAGADGLVLKIMDKGTWHVFELRKLLGIVSGELQQTCCRQIRVFDVVLSGFFSSIGIYYNHKVTPEMEARAKEVLEFLEISHLEDRLMCELSTGEARRVLIGRALVHDPQALILDEPANSLDLKAMHNFRESVRKIAQSGKSVILVTHNLQDVIPEINRVILIKEGKVFRDGKKEDVLTDANLSELFSLSVKVLEKEGYYQTWS is encoded by the coding sequence ATGGCTGAACAATTAAAAAACACAGGGAAGGAAAACTCTCCCTCCCTGCTGGAAATGAAAAATGTAACAGTTGTCAGAAGCGGGAAAAAGATCCTTGATTCCATCTCTCTTTCCATCAAGCCCGGAGAACATGTTGCAATCATAGGTCCCAATGGCTCAGGCAAATCTTCCCTGATAAAGACCCTGACAAAAGAGTACCACCCGCTTGCAGGAGCTGACGGACTCGTACTGAAAATCATGGACAAAGGGACATGGCACGTTTTTGAGCTCAGGAAGCTACTCGGGATAGTTTCCGGTGAACTCCAGCAGACCTGCTGCCGTCAGATCCGAGTCTTTGATGTTGTGCTCTCAGGATTTTTCAGTAGCATAGGAATATATTACAACCACAAAGTTACTCCTGAAATGGAAGCCAGAGCAAAAGAAGTCCTGGAATTCCTTGAAATTTCCCACCTTGAGGATCGATTGATGTGCGAGCTTTCCACAGGAGAAGCAAGAAGGGTGCTTATAGGGAGAGCTCTTGTACACGACCCTCAGGCCCTTATCCTCGATGAACCTGCAAACAGCCTTGACTTAAAAGCCATGCACAATTTCCGTGAGAGTGTCAGGAAAATTGCACAATCAGGCAAGAGCGTAATTCTTGTCACTCACAACCTTCAGGACGTTATCCCGGAAATAAACCGTGTGATCCTCATAAAAGAAGGAAAAGTCTTCAGGGACGGAAAAAAAGAAGATGTCCTGACAGATGCAAATCTCTCAGAGCTTTTTTCCCTCTCCGTAAAAGTCCTGGAAAAAGAAGGTTACTACCAGACCTGGAGCTAA
- a CDS encoding GNAT family N-acetyltransferase encodes MSQVKIRPQEVSDAERFFEIITHTNCEFIEMPVETIEDEKRFLKMNDVKRKTNFEHNYSIFFDDKLVGACGIRIDQHRPWVGEIGYFVDNAYQRQGIATEAVRQLEKICFGTLKLQRIVILMDIRNLASEQVAMKCGYEKEGIAKRIHRIGKEYYDCFVYAKTR; translated from the coding sequence ATGTCTCAAGTAAAAATTCGTCCTCAGGAAGTTTCCGATGCCGAGCGTTTTTTTGAAATCATTACGCACACAAACTGTGAGTTTATAGAAATGCCGGTAGAAACCATTGAAGACGAAAAACGGTTCCTGAAAATGAATGATGTCAAAAGAAAAACAAACTTTGAACATAACTATTCGATCTTTTTTGACGATAAACTTGTAGGAGCCTGCGGGATAAGAATCGACCAGCACCGACCCTGGGTTGGAGAAATTGGCTATTTTGTGGATAACGCTTATCAGAGACAGGGAATTGCAACCGAAGCTGTAAGGCAACTTGAAAAAATCTGTTTTGGTACACTGAAACTGCAAAGAATTGTTATCCTTATGGATATTCGAAACCTCGCAAGTGAGCAGGTTGCTATGAAGTGCGGATATGAAAAAGAAGGGATCGCAAAGAGAATCCACAGGATAGGAAAAGAGTATTATGACTGCTTCGTATACGCCAAAACCAGGTAA
- a CDS encoding DNA alkylation repair protein, whose protein sequence is MQADNKIDIISRVRKDLVKSVDEKTKSGFSRFFKEEVKCHGVKSSAVKKIAKDYFKELEKAGKSNKKNVFALCEKFLKSDYCEEAFIAFEWAYEVRDEYTESDFEIFERWIRDYVNNWAKCDTLCNHAVGSFIEEFPSFVENLKVWAKSDNRWLRRASAVTLILPARKGLFLPEIFAISNILLKDTDDLVQKGYGWMLKEASKPHQQDVFEYIMTNKKEMPRTSLRYAIEKFPPDLRAEAMKK, encoded by the coding sequence GTGCAAGCCGATAATAAAATTGATATTATATCCAGGGTCAGAAAGGATCTGGTTAAAAGCGTTGATGAGAAGACTAAAAGCGGTTTTTCCCGTTTTTTTAAAGAGGAAGTTAAGTGCCATGGAGTAAAGTCTTCTGCTGTTAAAAAAATTGCAAAAGATTATTTTAAGGAACTGGAAAAGGCAGGGAAATCTAATAAAAAGAATGTGTTTGCCCTCTGTGAAAAATTCCTGAAGTCCGACTACTGCGAGGAGGCCTTTATCGCCTTCGAATGGGCATACGAGGTAAGAGACGAATATACAGAATCCGATTTCGAGATTTTTGAGCGCTGGATTAGAGACTACGTTAATAACTGGGCGAAGTGTGACACCCTTTGCAATCACGCAGTCGGCTCTTTTATCGAAGAATTCCCTTCCTTCGTTGAAAACCTCAAAGTCTGGGCGAAGTCTGACAACCGCTGGCTCAGGCGCGCATCAGCCGTAACCCTTATTCTGCCCGCAAGAAAAGGTCTTTTCCTGCCCGAGATCTTTGCAATCTCAAACATCCTCCTCAAAGACACAGACGACCTGGTCCAGAAAGGCTACGGCTGGATGCTGAAAGAAGCCAGCAAACCCCACCAGCAGGACGTCTTCGAATACATCATGACTAACAAAAAAGAAATGCCCAGGACCTCCCTCAGGTATGCGATCGAAAAATTCCCTCCTGATCTGCGGGCTGAAGCTATGAAGAAATAA
- the csa3 gene encoding CRISPR-associated CARF protein Csa3, whose product MSKLTLISTIYSLEPVIICVTRLAPSKIILLSEEGANEKKVQSEEIIEKTFKNALEVEKKYTAVYDTVRVAKDVAELIEKEHDRGNQVIVNVSGGRKPQAFGALFGAYARNDMVQRIVYVTEEDSTMIDFPVLSFNLSETKKLILEEIQKGNSAVTQIAAIAGISKGMTYNHLRELKAMGYIADGDGGYVITDAGRIASI is encoded by the coding sequence ATGTCAAAGCTTACTCTAATCTCCACAATCTATTCCCTTGAACCTGTCATTATCTGTGTCACTCGCCTTGCTCCTTCTAAAATTATTCTTCTTTCAGAAGAAGGTGCAAATGAAAAGAAGGTACAATCCGAAGAGATAATTGAAAAAACTTTTAAAAATGCGCTTGAAGTCGAGAAGAAGTATACGGCAGTCTATGACACCGTTCGCGTAGCAAAAGATGTCGCAGAGCTAATTGAAAAGGAACACGACAGAGGCAACCAGGTAATTGTCAATGTCTCAGGAGGCAGGAAGCCGCAGGCTTTTGGGGCGCTTTTCGGGGCGTATGCAAGAAATGATATGGTGCAGAGAATCGTATATGTGACAGAAGAAGATAGCACTATGATTGATTTTCCGGTACTGAGCTTCAACCTCTCGGAAACCAAGAAACTAATACTTGAAGAGATCCAGAAAGGAAATTCCGCAGTTACTCAAATTGCAGCAATTGCCGGAATTTCTAAAGGAATGACTTACAACCACCTTCGGGAACTCAAAGCAATGGGCTATATAGCAGACGGAGACGGCGGATACGTGATAACGGATGCAGGAAGGATTGCCTCTATTTAA
- a CDS encoding TIGR02556 family CRISPR-associated protein has product MIEAMKEIGEYALEKENKDLNDFVSILVENPASNETYKHVFCIKLVSCQNSFEFKEIEHQEYSKEKIVKYLYKRGSSNGPDITPTARVTEIKKTFSNKIIGWFSKPLKEAKPILDGEEVQFLELLGKCIKENEEIILSELEPKVNSIDAKENSILTLVLEENDFVRYVGDFEVFRKILKNNGASKFYSKYDIISKDDDKVCSVCKTYKEVYGFVTPYEFYTVDKRGFVSGGFDQSKAWRNNPVCLECALKITAGKEYIEKYMSFGFYGFNFLLIPKLLNKSTSEEIFDIFEKFNEKKFAFNKEYKNFLQANENDILEILSEADDYLNFNFQFYEKSNSAYRILLYIEDVLPSRLRELFNSKEIVDKKKLFRNYSSVDTETKSIQFTLGNVRWFFPNTLDDPNLNKYFLEITNGIFTGAPIDYNFLLKYIMQRIRKDFRNGNPTRYSLFLGFQLLDFLNQLHLLGNYTGGKYVNSKNLSVLLNGTVPGEKHGYEERTNVIFSEFENFFDTDAKKAVFLEGTLVQYLLNIQKFQRGSTPFRTKLRGLNLDERYVKRIFPEIINKLEEYDANYYKELETLIAKYMIQSGTDWKMSNDEISFYFVLGMNLSNLLKSPKSEVEIEND; this is encoded by the coding sequence GTGATCGAAGCGATGAAAGAAATTGGTGAGTATGCGCTCGAAAAAGAAAATAAAGATTTAAACGATTTTGTGTCAATTCTAGTTGAAAATCCTGCAAGCAATGAAACTTATAAACATGTATTTTGCATTAAGCTGGTTTCTTGCCAAAATAGTTTTGAGTTTAAAGAAATCGAACATCAGGAGTATTCAAAAGAGAAGATCGTAAAATATCTCTATAAGAGAGGGTCATCTAATGGTCCAGATATTACTCCTACTGCAAGAGTCACAGAAATCAAAAAAACCTTCTCTAACAAGATTATAGGCTGGTTTTCAAAGCCCTTGAAAGAAGCAAAGCCCATATTAGATGGTGAAGAAGTCCAATTTTTGGAGCTTCTTGGGAAGTGCATAAAAGAAAATGAAGAAATAATACTTTCTGAGCTTGAACCTAAAGTAAACTCAATCGATGCAAAGGAAAACTCGATATTAACCTTGGTTCTTGAAGAAAATGACTTCGTCAGATATGTCGGAGACTTTGAGGTATTTCGAAAAATCCTTAAAAACAATGGAGCTTCTAAATTTTACAGCAAATATGACATCATCTCTAAGGATGATGATAAAGTATGTTCTGTTTGCAAAACATATAAGGAAGTTTATGGTTTCGTTACGCCTTATGAATTCTATACCGTAGATAAGCGGGGATTTGTTAGTGGAGGATTTGACCAAAGTAAGGCATGGAGAAACAATCCCGTTTGTCTTGAATGTGCCTTAAAAATCACAGCCGGAAAAGAATATATTGAGAAATATATGTCTTTTGGTTTTTACGGATTTAATTTCCTCCTTATCCCTAAACTACTTAATAAAAGTACCAGCGAGGAAATTTTCGATATTTTTGAAAAGTTCAATGAAAAGAAATTTGCGTTTAATAAGGAATATAAAAATTTCTTGCAGGCCAATGAAAATGACATCCTTGAAATTCTAAGTGAGGCAGATGATTATCTTAATTTTAATTTTCAATTTTATGAAAAATCCAATTCTGCATATCGAATTCTTTTATATATCGAGGATGTTCTTCCTTCCAGACTAAGAGAGCTTTTCAACTCCAAAGAAATTGTTGACAAGAAAAAATTATTCCGCAATTATTCATCTGTCGATACCGAAACAAAATCAATTCAGTTCACGTTAGGTAATGTAAGGTGGTTTTTCCCAAATACTCTAGATGATCCTAATTTGAATAAATATTTTTTAGAAATAACAAATGGGATATTTACTGGAGCACCAATTGATTACAATTTTTTACTAAAGTATATCATGCAGCGTATTAGAAAAGATTTCAGGAATGGAAATCCCACAAGATATTCGCTATTTCTAGGATTCCAATTGTTAGATTTCTTAAATCAACTGCATTTGCTTGGAAATTATACAGGAGGTAAGTATGTGAATTCTAAGAATTTATCAGTTTTATTAAATGGTACAGTACCAGGCGAAAAGCATGGTTATGAAGAACGGACAAATGTTATCTTTTCGGAGTTTGAAAACTTTTTCGATACCGACGCAAAGAAAGCTGTTTTTTTGGAAGGTACGCTTGTCCAGTACCTACTAAATATTCAAAAGTTCCAGCGTGGAAGCACTCCTTTCAGAACTAAACTTAGGGGCCTGAATCTTGATGAACGTTATGTGAAAAGAATCTTCCCTGAGATCATAAATAAACTCGAAGAGTATGATGCTAATTATTACAAAGAATTAGAGACCCTTATAGCAAAGTACATGATTCAATCTGGCACTGATTGGAAAATGTCAAACGACGAAATCAGCTTCTATTTTGTTTTAGGTATGAATTTGTCAAATCTCTTAAAATCACCTAAATCTGAGGTGGAGATAGAAAATGACTGA
- the cas7b gene encoding type I-B CRISPR-associated protein Cas7/Csh2, with amino-acid sequence MTEVNRRSEIVFLYDIKDGNPNGDPLDDNKPRIDEETGINLVTDVRFKRTIRDHLYKFRGKEIFVREISDENGSIQDAKMRARDFLTIEEPLDSFETGKNNINENLLNDCIDVRLFGGTVPLELKLKKGKDTGSITHTGPVQFKIGRSMHKVFIKHFRGTGAFASKEGASQKTFREEDFLPYSLISFYGIINENAAKDTKLSEEDIDLLLDGMWNGTKNLISRSKVGQVPRLLFKVNYKEGNYHIGDLNNLFSLKSDLIDEEIRDISQIRIEVQRLVEVLGKSKDKIENAQLCMDGSIVFTYGGEEIDFEKSLMEAGINTEILSM; translated from the coding sequence ATGACTGAAGTAAACAGACGATCTGAAATTGTATTTTTGTATGATATAAAAGATGGAAATCCAAACGGAGATCCACTTGATGATAACAAACCACGGATTGACGAAGAGACAGGAATAAATCTTGTAACAGATGTCAGGTTTAAGAGGACAATCCGTGATCATCTCTATAAGTTTAGAGGTAAGGAGATTTTTGTTAGGGAAATCTCGGATGAAAACGGTTCTATTCAAGATGCAAAAATGAGGGCAAGAGATTTTTTGACAATCGAAGAGCCTCTTGATTCATTCGAAACTGGTAAGAACAATATTAATGAAAATCTTTTGAATGATTGTATTGATGTTCGCTTATTCGGTGGCACTGTTCCCCTTGAACTTAAACTTAAGAAAGGAAAAGATACGGGTTCCATAACTCATACAGGTCCTGTACAGTTTAAGATCGGCAGGTCAATGCACAAAGTCTTCATAAAACATTTCCGCGGAACAGGAGCTTTTGCTTCAAAGGAAGGGGCCAGTCAGAAAACGTTCCGTGAAGAGGATTTCTTGCCTTACTCTTTGATAAGTTTTTACGGAATTATTAATGAAAACGCGGCAAAGGACACGAAGCTTTCAGAGGAAGATATAGATCTACTTCTTGATGGGATGTGGAATGGAACTAAAAACCTGATTTCCAGATCAAAAGTAGGCCAGGTTCCCCGCCTCTTGTTCAAAGTAAACTACAAAGAGGGGAATTATCACATCGGGGATTTGAACAACCTTTTCAGTCTAAAGTCTGATTTGATAGATGAAGAGATCAGGGACATTTCACAGATAAGGATTGAGGTCCAGAGGCTGGTTGAGGTATTGGGTAAAAGCAAAGATAAAATCGAAAATGCCCAGCTTTGCATGGATGGATCGATTGTGTTCACATATGGCGGAGAAGAGATCGACTTCGAAAAAAGCCTTATGGAAGCCGGGATAAATACTGAAATATTATCAATGTGA
- the cas5b gene encoding type I-B CRISPR-associated protein Cas5b has product MKVLVFDVWGEFGHFRKHYTTTSPLTYSIPPRTAIAGMIGAIEGFGKDEYLQYFSKENANIAVKISCPIKKTRIAENLIDTKIAPMMSRIKTRTQIRFEVLKDVKYRIYFSHSSEEVYNKLYSMLKEHKSVYTLCLGLSEHIANYEFIGEMEAVSELLDSEREIHSVVPEKELIKISFEEGKEYFSETIPIEMLPNREVTEYGKILFEKNAKCILANVNNLWRLENGEGIIFM; this is encoded by the coding sequence ATGAAAGTATTAGTGTTCGATGTATGGGGAGAATTCGGTCATTTCCGAAAACACTATACTACAACTTCTCCCCTTACATATTCTATTCCTCCTAGAACGGCTATTGCAGGTATGATTGGTGCTATAGAAGGGTTTGGGAAAGATGAGTATCTGCAGTATTTCTCTAAAGAAAATGCAAATATTGCGGTGAAAATAAGCTGTCCTATTAAAAAGACTAGAATTGCAGAAAATCTAATAGACACCAAAATTGCCCCTATGATGAGCAGAATAAAGACCAGAACCCAGATAAGATTCGAAGTATTGAAAGATGTAAAATACAGGATTTATTTTTCTCATTCTTCGGAAGAAGTGTATAACAAACTTTATTCTATGTTAAAAGAACATAAGTCGGTGTATACTCTGTGCCTTGGTCTGAGCGAACATATTGCTAATTATGAATTCATAGGAGAAATGGAGGCTGTCAGTGAACTTTTAGATTCTGAAAGGGAAATCCATTCTGTAGTTCCTGAAAAAGAACTCATAAAAATCAGCTTTGAAGAAGGAAAAGAATATTTTTCAGAGACTATTCCAATAGAAATGCTTCCAAATAGGGAAGTTACAGAATATGGCAAAATTTTGTTTGAAAAAAACGCAAAATGCATCCTTGCGAATGTAAATAATCTCTGGAGGCTTGAGAATGGGGAAGGAATTATCTTCATGTGA